A genomic region of Xiphophorus couchianus chromosome 9, X_couchianus-1.0, whole genome shotgun sequence contains the following coding sequences:
- the malt2 gene encoding MALT paracaspase 2 isoform X1, translating into MNISSLGEEGLNKLSKMLDNSSCGWRQLANAATEHPQFRCSETELTSCSIQVLDAAGSPARTFLAWLADRGCSTDFLQHYLRKMDHQEALQFLTAAVSEQIKITVQPQSQQAPLGSRVVLTCRATGPSGFSYQWFKGKEEILHETGSLPELVLCPLGPAHQGHYICRISYGENWTFSTWACIRLLHFAGSSPGCSSMFPVSGLQISQQPSSQAASEGDVLVLKCRAEANPPPQYEWYHNKMPMSQQKACSLRIPCVTTEHRGEYRCKVFNLYHEAWSDTATVTIGPSSVTDASWVEVDRGFAESQEVQRSTTRSGVNPVQQMACPPPAAKNFSATDKVALLIGNMHYHYHQQLSAPISDVHELTNLLRQMDFKVVSLLDLNCQEMNSAVSEFLLLLDKGVYGLLYFAGHGYENYGNSFMVPIDAPASYTSKHCLCVQNILTRMQEKKTGLNVFLLDMCRKRNPNDGLIVQPGILKVTANIVFGYATCVDAEAYEVKREDVSNGIFISFLKRHVCEDEKVTVMLDKVAEDMGRCAITRGRQALELRSNLSERRSLTDRIQPMDSSASDSARNLQWAIAHVLPESSSLNFDCGVKVQLGFAAEFSNIMVIYTRILEKPAEIDSCSAQLTDFPQEVDIDLKKSNQETLVEAGCLLLIKEELPSLEERSLYTRIRSLQRLKRDLTFTVCLHYTYSNMDEEVVERLPVTVGKPLVSKLNLHESRTSSSCSAILSPSLDSFNYPESSSFASIDSPSNTWPHYGDTGSAVSQSDSLTFSRGANLPEESDSPGELDSRQPLTASKSLPHSQVNEINYKFSDMYNLHSL; encoded by the exons ATGAACATCAGCAGTCTCGGTGAAGAAGGGTTGAACAAGCTGTCAAAGATGCTGGACAACTCCAGTTGCGGATGGAGGCAGCTGGCCAACGCGGCCACTGAGCACCCGCAATTCCGCTGCAG TGAAACGGAGCTGACCAGCTGCTCCATTCAGGTGCTGGACGCTGCAGGCAGTCCTGCCCGCACATTCCTGGCATGGTTAGCGGATCGTGGCTGCTCCACTGACTTCCTCCAGCACTATCTGAGGAAGATGGACCACCAGGAAGCTCTGCAGTTCCTCACCGCCGCAG TGTCGGAGCAGATTAAGATCACAGTCCAGCCACAGTCTCAACAGGCTCCTCTGGGGAGCAGGGTGGTTCTGACATGCAGGGCTACTGGACCTTCTGGATTCAGCTACCAGTGGTTCAAAGGCAAAGAGGAG ATTTTACATGAGACAGGAAGTTTGCCAGAGTTGGTCCTTTGCCCTTTGGGTCCAGCCCACCAGGGTCACTACATCTGCAGGATCAGCTATGGAGAAAATTGGACCTTCTCCACGTGGGCTTGTATTCGACTGCTTCACTTTGCAGGTTCCAGCCCAG GCTGCAGCAGTATGTTTCCAGTAAGTGGACTGCAAATCAGTCAGCAGCCCAGCTCCCAAGCAGCATCTGAAGGGGATGTTTTGGTCCTGAAGTGCAGAGCAGAGGCTAACCCCCCTCCCCAGTATGAGTGGTATCACAACAAAATGCCCATGTCTCAACAAAAAGCATGCTCCCTCAGG ATCCCATGTGTGACCACAGAGCACAGAGGGGAGTACAGATGCAAGGTCTTCAATTTGTATCATGAGGCCTGGAGCGACACCGCAACAGTGACAATTG GCCCGAGTTCAGTCACAGACGCCTCCTGGGTAGAAGTTGATCGGGGGTTTG CAGAGTCTCAGGAAGTCCAGAGGTCGACGACCAGATCAGGAGTAAATCCAGTACAGCAGATGGCCTGTCCTCCCCCAGCAGCCAAGAATTTCTCTG CTACAGACAAAGTTGCTCTCCTGATTGGCAACATGCACTACCACTACCACCAGCAGCTGAGTGCTCCCATTTCTGACGTCCATGAGCTGACCAACCTGCTCAGGCAGATGGACTTTAAAGTGGTCTCCCTGCTGGACCTCAACTGCCAGGAGATGAACAGCGCTGTTAGTgagttcctgctgctgctcgaCAAGGGCGTTTACG GGCTGCTGTATTTTGCCGGTCATGGCTATGAGAACTATGGCAACAGTTTCATGGTTCCTATTGATGCTCCGGCTTCCTACACATCGAAACACTGCTTGTGTGTGCAGAACATATTGACCAGGATGCAAGAGAAAAAGACTGGACTCAATGTCTTCCTGTTGGACATGTGTCGCAAAAG AAACCCAAACGATGGGTTGATCGTACAACCGGGAATACTGAAAGTCACAGCCAACATAGTGTTTGGTTATGCCAC ATGTGTTGATGCTGAAGCGTATGAGGTAAAGAGAGAAGATGTGTCAAATGGCATCTTTATCAGCTTTCTCAAACGGCACGTGTGTGAGGACGAGAAGGTCACCGTGATGCTGGACAAAGTTGCTGAAG ACATGGGTCGCTGTGCGATTACAAGAGGAAGGCAGGCTCTGGAGCTGCGCAGCAACCTGTCTGAGCGGCGTTCCCTCACAGACCGCATACAGCCAATGGACAGTTCTGCCTCCGATTCAGCTCGGAATCTGCAGTGGGCCATCGCTCATG tTCTGCCTGAGAGTAGCTCCCTCAATTTTGACTGCGGTGTGAAGGTCCAGCTTGGGTTTGCGGCAGAATTCTCCAACATCATGGTCATCTACACTCGGATACTTgagaaacctgcagaaatagACTCCTGCAGCGCTCAGCTTACAGACTTCCCACAG GAAGTGGACATTGACCTGAAGAAGAGTAACCAGGAGACTCTGGTTGAAGCTGGCTGTTTGCTGCTGATTAAAGAGGaactcccctcactggaggagcGCAGTCTTTACACACGCATCCGCAGTCTGCAGAGACTCAAG AGGGACCTCACCTTCACCGTCTGCCTTCACTACACGTATTCCAACATGGATGAAGAGGTAGTGGAGCGGCTGCCAGTCACGGTGGGCAAACCTTTGGTCTCCAAACTGAATCTCCACGAATCTCGAACGTCTAGCAGCTGCTCTGCCATCCTGAGCCCCAGCCTCGACTCCTTCAACTACCCGGAGAGCTCCTCCTTTGCCTCCATCGATTCTCCGTCAAACACGTGGCCACACTATGGAGACACTGGCAGCGCAGTTTCCCAATCTGACTCTCTGACTTTTTCCAGGGGTGCCAACCTACCAGAGGAGAGTGACAGTCCCGGAGAATTGGATTCACGTCAACCACTGACTGCCAGCAAAAGCTTGCCCCACAGCCAAGTCAATGAAATTAACTACAAATTTAGTGACATGTACAACCTCCATTCTTTATAA
- the malt2 gene encoding MALT paracaspase 2 isoform X2: protein MNISSLGEEGLNKLSKMLDNSSCGWRQLANAATEHPQFRCSETELTSCSIQVLDAAGSPARTFLAWLADRGCSTDFLQHYLRKMDHQEALQFLTAAVSEQIKITVQPQSQQAPLGSRVVLTCRATGPSGFSYQWFKGKEEILHETGSLPELVLCPLGPAHQGHYICRISYGENWTFSTWACIRLLHFAGSSPGCSSMFPVSGLQISQQPSSQAASEGDVLVLKCRAEANPPPQYEWYHNKMPMSQQKACSLRIPCVTTEHRGEYRCKVFNLYHEAWSDTATVTIGPSSVTDASWVEVDRGFESQEVQRSTTRSGVNPVQQMACPPPAAKNFSATDKVALLIGNMHYHYHQQLSAPISDVHELTNLLRQMDFKVVSLLDLNCQEMNSAVSEFLLLLDKGVYGLLYFAGHGYENYGNSFMVPIDAPASYTSKHCLCVQNILTRMQEKKTGLNVFLLDMCRKRNPNDGLIVQPGILKVTANIVFGYATCVDAEAYEVKREDVSNGIFISFLKRHVCEDEKVTVMLDKVAEDMGRCAITRGRQALELRSNLSERRSLTDRIQPMDSSASDSARNLQWAIAHVLPESSSLNFDCGVKVQLGFAAEFSNIMVIYTRILEKPAEIDSCSAQLTDFPQEVDIDLKKSNQETLVEAGCLLLIKEELPSLEERSLYTRIRSLQRLKRDLTFTVCLHYTYSNMDEEVVERLPVTVGKPLVSKLNLHESRTSSSCSAILSPSLDSFNYPESSSFASIDSPSNTWPHYGDTGSAVSQSDSLTFSRGANLPEESDSPGELDSRQPLTASKSLPHSQVNEINYKFSDMYNLHSL from the exons ATGAACATCAGCAGTCTCGGTGAAGAAGGGTTGAACAAGCTGTCAAAGATGCTGGACAACTCCAGTTGCGGATGGAGGCAGCTGGCCAACGCGGCCACTGAGCACCCGCAATTCCGCTGCAG TGAAACGGAGCTGACCAGCTGCTCCATTCAGGTGCTGGACGCTGCAGGCAGTCCTGCCCGCACATTCCTGGCATGGTTAGCGGATCGTGGCTGCTCCACTGACTTCCTCCAGCACTATCTGAGGAAGATGGACCACCAGGAAGCTCTGCAGTTCCTCACCGCCGCAG TGTCGGAGCAGATTAAGATCACAGTCCAGCCACAGTCTCAACAGGCTCCTCTGGGGAGCAGGGTGGTTCTGACATGCAGGGCTACTGGACCTTCTGGATTCAGCTACCAGTGGTTCAAAGGCAAAGAGGAG ATTTTACATGAGACAGGAAGTTTGCCAGAGTTGGTCCTTTGCCCTTTGGGTCCAGCCCACCAGGGTCACTACATCTGCAGGATCAGCTATGGAGAAAATTGGACCTTCTCCACGTGGGCTTGTATTCGACTGCTTCACTTTGCAGGTTCCAGCCCAG GCTGCAGCAGTATGTTTCCAGTAAGTGGACTGCAAATCAGTCAGCAGCCCAGCTCCCAAGCAGCATCTGAAGGGGATGTTTTGGTCCTGAAGTGCAGAGCAGAGGCTAACCCCCCTCCCCAGTATGAGTGGTATCACAACAAAATGCCCATGTCTCAACAAAAAGCATGCTCCCTCAGG ATCCCATGTGTGACCACAGAGCACAGAGGGGAGTACAGATGCAAGGTCTTCAATTTGTATCATGAGGCCTGGAGCGACACCGCAACAGTGACAATTG GCCCGAGTTCAGTCACAGACGCCTCCTGGGTAGAAGTTGATCGGGGGTTTG AGTCTCAGGAAGTCCAGAGGTCGACGACCAGATCAGGAGTAAATCCAGTACAGCAGATGGCCTGTCCTCCCCCAGCAGCCAAGAATTTCTCTG CTACAGACAAAGTTGCTCTCCTGATTGGCAACATGCACTACCACTACCACCAGCAGCTGAGTGCTCCCATTTCTGACGTCCATGAGCTGACCAACCTGCTCAGGCAGATGGACTTTAAAGTGGTCTCCCTGCTGGACCTCAACTGCCAGGAGATGAACAGCGCTGTTAGTgagttcctgctgctgctcgaCAAGGGCGTTTACG GGCTGCTGTATTTTGCCGGTCATGGCTATGAGAACTATGGCAACAGTTTCATGGTTCCTATTGATGCTCCGGCTTCCTACACATCGAAACACTGCTTGTGTGTGCAGAACATATTGACCAGGATGCAAGAGAAAAAGACTGGACTCAATGTCTTCCTGTTGGACATGTGTCGCAAAAG AAACCCAAACGATGGGTTGATCGTACAACCGGGAATACTGAAAGTCACAGCCAACATAGTGTTTGGTTATGCCAC ATGTGTTGATGCTGAAGCGTATGAGGTAAAGAGAGAAGATGTGTCAAATGGCATCTTTATCAGCTTTCTCAAACGGCACGTGTGTGAGGACGAGAAGGTCACCGTGATGCTGGACAAAGTTGCTGAAG ACATGGGTCGCTGTGCGATTACAAGAGGAAGGCAGGCTCTGGAGCTGCGCAGCAACCTGTCTGAGCGGCGTTCCCTCACAGACCGCATACAGCCAATGGACAGTTCTGCCTCCGATTCAGCTCGGAATCTGCAGTGGGCCATCGCTCATG tTCTGCCTGAGAGTAGCTCCCTCAATTTTGACTGCGGTGTGAAGGTCCAGCTTGGGTTTGCGGCAGAATTCTCCAACATCATGGTCATCTACACTCGGATACTTgagaaacctgcagaaatagACTCCTGCAGCGCTCAGCTTACAGACTTCCCACAG GAAGTGGACATTGACCTGAAGAAGAGTAACCAGGAGACTCTGGTTGAAGCTGGCTGTTTGCTGCTGATTAAAGAGGaactcccctcactggaggagcGCAGTCTTTACACACGCATCCGCAGTCTGCAGAGACTCAAG AGGGACCTCACCTTCACCGTCTGCCTTCACTACACGTATTCCAACATGGATGAAGAGGTAGTGGAGCGGCTGCCAGTCACGGTGGGCAAACCTTTGGTCTCCAAACTGAATCTCCACGAATCTCGAACGTCTAGCAGCTGCTCTGCCATCCTGAGCCCCAGCCTCGACTCCTTCAACTACCCGGAGAGCTCCTCCTTTGCCTCCATCGATTCTCCGTCAAACACGTGGCCACACTATGGAGACACTGGCAGCGCAGTTTCCCAATCTGACTCTCTGACTTTTTCCAGGGGTGCCAACCTACCAGAGGAGAGTGACAGTCCCGGAGAATTGGATTCACGTCAACCACTGACTGCCAGCAAAAGCTTGCCCCACAGCCAAGTCAATGAAATTAACTACAAATTTAGTGACATGTACAACCTCCATTCTTTATAA
- the mrpl54 gene encoding large ribosomal subunit protein mL54, with protein sequence MFAYCLFRIAPSTQCIKSNAGAFLSRISTVNRIQTCGYAKKVVSKGKGKGMAKEELKGPEVCKDPVRLTSYAVGVNIYKQGEDPKIKPPEEYPEWLFQLNLGKAKKLHELEPDTWQYWKRLRKENMWHNNKLHKGKKM encoded by the exons atgttcGCCTACTGTTTATTTCGGATAGCACCGTCCACTCAGTGCATAAAAAGCAATGCTGGAGCGTTTCTGAGCAGAATAAGCACGGTAAACAGGATACAGACGTGTGGATATGCTAAGAAAGTTG TTTCCAAAGGAAAAGGTAAAGGCATGGCGAAAGAAGAACTGAAAGGTCCAGAGGTGTGTAAAGACCCAGTCAGACTTACATCATATGCAGTCGGAGTTAACATCTACAAACAAGGGGAGGACCCTAAAATAAAGCCTCCAGAGGAATATCCCGAGTG GTTGTTCCAGTTGAACTTGGGAAAAGCCAAAAAGCTTCACGAGTTGGAACCTGACACCTGGCAGTACTGGAAGCGTCTGAGGAAGGAGAACATGTGGCACAACAACAAACTGCACAAGGGGAAGAAGATGTAG